A genomic segment from Nicotiana tabacum cultivar K326 chromosome 9, ASM71507v2, whole genome shotgun sequence encodes:
- the LOC142164081 gene encoding uncharacterized protein LOC142164081: MKNGKVKRFYPPVSSKLPQPSSSSPMATPVEQNLNQLEEQPQSSKRQRQGIDHDSLPADTKERIPSNERDEIRREYLRRGPYQPRYHKFSQRDFLGLKRRFNPKWFDEYRNCLEYSVIEDAVYYLCCYLFQDEDIHQGGGDIFSSLGFKSWQSSQTKLEYKIRLKASIEVVRLLLNQGLAFRGHCEDELSLNKGNFLEIHSWYAEKCDKIRDLVLKKAPKNDQLTSHKIQKDIIIECKIETVKAIMDDLNGDFFVLLVDESCDVSRKEQLAIVLRYVNRCGSVVEHFIGIVHVRNTSALYLKEAIVNYLAQHSLSLSYMRGQYYDGASNMQGDLRFLKTLIQQESKSAYSVHCFAHQLQLTLVAVSKKYFEVGELVLLVSNILNIVGGSFKRMDDLRESQAEKVQEALDMGELETSRGLNQELGLARAANTRWGSHYKSFKNFISMFGSIIDVLDTIVVDARTLEERDKAKGYLSTCQTFEVDFMLHLMRDVLGITNELNTSLQKNEQDIANVILFIEVAKKRLQKLREEECDSLIDKIIDWQVQELNARFNEATTNLLVGVACLNPVDSFSSFDINKILMMTELYPDDFDENIMLTLKNQLETYIVDIRDVDERFSNLQGLLSETLVKTKKYLNYPFVFRLVKFALLLPVVTATVERTFSAMKLIKNELRNRMDDEFMSGYLVPYVERKIFNTISDETIMNTFQEMKTRRGQL; the protein is encoded by the exons ATGAAAAATGGGAAAG TGAAGAGATTTTACCCTCCAGTATCTTCCAAGTTGCCACAACCAAGTTCATCATCTCCAATGGCTACTCCCGTGGAACAAAATTTGAACCAATTAGAAGAGCAACCTCAATCCTCTAAAAGACAAAGACAAGGAATAGATCATGATTCTTTACCAGCTGATACAAAGGAGAGAATACCCTCAAATGAGCGTGATGAGATTAGAAGAGAATATCTCCGAAGAGGTCCTTACCAACCCCGATATCATAAGTTTTCTCAAAGAGATTTTTTGGGCTTAAAGCGTCGTTTCAATCCTAAATGGTTTGATGAATATCGTAATTGCTTGGAGTACAGTGTGATAGAAGATGCAGTTTATTATTTGTGTTGTTACTTGTTTCAAGATGAAGACATTCATCAAGGTGGAGGCGATATATTTTCAAGTTTAGGATTTAAGAGTTG GCAATCCAGTCAAACCAAGCTCGAATATAAAATTCGCTTGAAGGCTTCAATTGAGGTTGTGAGACTCCTATTGAATCAAGGATTGGCATTCCGTGGACATTGTGAAGATGAATTATCATTAAACAAGGGTAACTTTCTTGAGATTCATTCATGGTATGCAGAGAAGTGCGATAAAATCCGTGATCTTGTGTTGAAAAAGGCTCCAAAGAATGATCAGTTGACCTCTCATAAAATTCAAAAAGACATTATCATTGAATGTAAAATTGAAACAGTCAAAGCAATTATGGACGATCTAAATGGAGACTTTTTTGTATTGCTAGTTGATGAATCATGTGATGTATCACGCAAAGAGCAATTAGCTATTGTCTTGCGATATGTTAATAGATGTGGATCTGTGGTGGAGCATTTTATTGGGATAGTTCATGTTCGTAATACTAGTGCTTTATATTTAAAGGAAGCAATTGTTAATTACCTTGCTCAACATTCTTTGAGTTTATCTTATATGCGTGGACAGTACTATGATGGAGCAAGCAACATGCAAGGGGATTTACGTTTCCTTAAAACTTTGATTCAACAAGAAAGTAAATCTGCTTATTCCGTTCATTGTTTTGCACACCAACTTCAATTGACTCTTGTTGCGGTATCCAAAAAGTATTTTGAAGTGGGAGAACTTGTATTGTTGGTTTCTAATATATTGAATATAGTGGGAGGTTCTTTTAAACGTATGGATGATCTTCGAGAATCTCAAGCAGAAAAAGTTCAAGAGGCATTAGACATGGGTGAACTTGAAACTAGTAGGGGTTTGAATCAAGAACTTGGTCTTGCCAGAGCTGCCAATACTCGTTGGGGTTCGCACTACAAATCTTTTAAGAACTTTATTTCTATGTTTGGCTCAATTATTGATGTTCTTGATACTATCGTTGTTGATGCCCGAACTTTAGAAGAAAGAGATAAGGCAAAGGGATATCTTAGCACTTGTCAAACATTTGAGGTTGATTTCATGTTGCACCTAATGAGAGATGTTTTGGGGATCACAAATGAGCTTAATACATCCTTACAAAAAAATGAGCAAGATATTGCAAATGTTATTCTATTTATTGAAGTGGCAAAGAAACGGTTGCAAAAGCTAAGAGAAGAAGAATGTGATTCACTTATTGATAAG ATTATTGATTGGCAAGTTCAAGAACTCAATGCTCGTTTTAATGAGGCGACAACGAACTTGCTTGTTGGAGTAGCTTGCTTAAATCCAGTTGATTCATTTTCCAGTTTTGACATAAATAAGATATTGATGATGACTGAATTGTATCCTGACGATTTTGATGAGAATATAATGCTTACGCTCAAGAATCAACTTGAAACTTATATTGTTGATATTCGTGATGTTGATGAAAGGTTCTCAAATCTACAAGGACTTCTTTCTGAAACACTAGTTAAGACAAAAAAGTATTTGAATTATCCATTTGTGTTCCGCCTTGTGAAATTTGCTTTGCTTCTACCAGTTGTCACTGCTACAGTTGAAAGAACTTTCTCGGCGATGAAGTTGATCAAGAATGAATTGCGAAATCGAATGGATGACGAATTCATGAGCGGTTACTTGGTACCTTatgtagaaagaaaaatatttaacaccattTCAGATGAGACTATTATGAATACGTTTCAGGAAATGAAAACTCGTAGAGGACAGTtgtaa